One segment of Pseudomonas asgharzadehiana DNA contains the following:
- a CDS encoding ABC transporter substrate-binding protein has product MTPLRSLIAALLLPLCATAAHAQEWKEIRFGVFPEYPPFESVAADGSLQGFDIELGNAICAKLEVKCTWVHNEFDGMIPALRARKFDAIMSSMAVTPAREKQIDFTDRLFLSPTSVITRKNADFGDTPQSLKGKQVGVLQGSLQEAYARAQLTRLGAQVKAYQSQDQNYADLQNGRLDATLTDKLEAQLNFLSKPEGADFKTGPAFKDPTLPLDIAMGLRKNDQELRALINKGIAAVQADGTYAQIQQKYFGDQDIYHE; this is encoded by the coding sequence ATGACCCCATTGCGATCACTCATCGCTGCGTTGCTGTTGCCACTGTGCGCCACCGCCGCCCACGCCCAGGAATGGAAAGAAATCCGCTTCGGCGTGTTCCCCGAATACCCTCCCTTCGAATCCGTCGCCGCCGACGGCAGCCTGCAAGGCTTCGATATCGAATTAGGCAATGCGATCTGCGCCAAGCTCGAAGTGAAATGCACCTGGGTGCACAACGAATTCGACGGCATGATCCCGGCACTGCGCGCGCGTAAGTTCGACGCCATCATGTCGTCGATGGCCGTGACCCCGGCCCGCGAAAAACAGATCGACTTCACCGACCGCCTGTTCCTCAGCCCGACTTCGGTGATCACCCGCAAAAATGCCGACTTCGGCGACACCCCGCAATCGCTCAAGGGCAAGCAGGTCGGCGTGCTGCAAGGCTCGCTGCAGGAAGCCTATGCCCGCGCGCAGTTGACCAGGCTCGGTGCCCAGGTCAAGGCGTACCAGTCCCAGGACCAGAACTACGCCGACCTGCAGAACGGGCGCCTCGACGCCACCCTGACCGACAAGCTCGAAGCGCAGCTCAACTTCCTGTCCAAGCCTGAAGGCGCCGACTTCAAGACCGGCCCGGCCTTCAAGGACCCGACCCTGCCCCTGGACATCGCCATGGGCCTGCGCAAGAACGATCAGGAACTGCGTGCGCTGATCAACAAGGGCATCGCTGCCGTGCAGGCCGATGGCACTTATGCGCAGATCCAGCAAAAGTACTTCGGCGACCAAGACATCTACCACGAGTAA
- a CDS encoding ABC transporter permease, whose translation MNDFLNLHGYGPMLAQGAWMTLKLAFLALALSLALGLIAAGAKLSSAKWLRIPATLYTTLIRSVPDLVLILLIFYSLQLWLNDLTETFGWDYFEIDPFTAGVITLGFIYGAYFTENFRGAILSVPAGQLEAATAYGLSRWQRFHLVLFPQLMRFALPGLGNNWLVLLKSTALVSIIGLSDLVKAAQNAGKTTSEPLYFLILAGLVYLVITTLSNRIFKRLERRYNLGIKGMAR comes from the coding sequence ATGAACGACTTTCTCAACCTGCACGGCTACGGCCCGATGCTGGCCCAGGGTGCCTGGATGACGCTCAAGCTGGCGTTCCTCGCACTGGCCCTGAGCCTCGCCCTGGGCCTGATTGCCGCCGGCGCGAAGCTGTCCAGCGCCAAATGGCTGCGCATACCCGCCACGCTGTACACCACGCTGATCCGCAGCGTGCCGGACCTGGTGCTGATCCTGCTGATTTTCTACAGCCTGCAACTGTGGCTGAACGACCTGACCGAAACCTTCGGCTGGGACTACTTCGAAATCGACCCCTTCACCGCTGGGGTGATCACCCTGGGCTTTATCTACGGGGCATATTTCACCGAGAACTTCCGTGGCGCGATCCTCAGCGTGCCGGCCGGCCAACTGGAAGCCGCCACCGCCTACGGCCTGAGCCGCTGGCAGCGTTTCCATCTGGTGCTATTCCCGCAATTGATGCGCTTTGCGCTGCCGGGTCTGGGCAATAACTGGCTGGTGCTGCTCAAGTCCACGGCGCTGGTTTCGATCATCGGCCTGTCGGACCTGGTAAAGGCCGCGCAAAACGCCGGCAAGACCACCAGCGAGCCGCTGTACTTCCTGATCCTCGCAGGCCTGGTGTACCTGGTGATCACCACCCTCTCCAACCGCATCTTCAAGCGCCTCGAACGGCGCTACAACCTCGGCATCAAGGGGATGGCGCGATGA
- a CDS encoding ABC transporter permease — protein sequence MIELFQQYGLAYVFSDGAGLSGVAMTLWLFIVSVVLGFFLSIPLALARVSAHFWLRWPVEMYTYLFRGTPLYIQLLICYTGLYSLDVVQDNALLNQFFRNALNCTLLAFVLNTCAYTVEIFAGAIRNIPHGEIEAARAYGLHGWRLNLFVVVPAALRRALPAYSNEMILMLHATSLAFTATVADILKVARDANAETFLTFQAFGIAALLYMLLSFALVGLFRLAERRWMRFLVPTRG from the coding sequence ATGATCGAACTGTTCCAGCAATACGGCCTGGCCTACGTGTTCAGCGATGGCGCGGGGTTATCCGGCGTGGCCATGACGCTATGGCTGTTCATTGTCTCGGTGGTACTCGGCTTTTTTCTGTCGATCCCGTTGGCACTGGCCCGGGTCTCGGCGCATTTCTGGCTGCGCTGGCCGGTCGAGATGTACACCTACCTGTTCCGTGGCACGCCGTTGTATATCCAACTGCTGATTTGCTACACCGGGCTGTACAGCCTGGACGTGGTGCAGGACAACGCCCTGCTCAATCAATTTTTCCGCAATGCATTGAACTGCACCCTGCTGGCCTTTGTGCTCAACACCTGCGCCTACACCGTGGAAATCTTCGCCGGCGCTATCCGCAATATTCCCCACGGCGAGATCGAAGCCGCGCGCGCCTATGGCCTGCACGGCTGGCGGCTGAATCTGTTTGTGGTGGTTCCGGCGGCCTTGCGCCGTGCGTTGCCGGCCTACAGCAACGAAATGATCCTGATGCTGCACGCCACGTCGCTGGCGTTCACCGCCACGGTCGCCGACATTCTCAAAGTGGCCCGCGACGCCAATGCCGAAACCTTCCTGACCTTCCAGGCCTTCGGTATCGCGGCCCTGCTGTACATGCTGCTGTCCTTTGCACTGGTGGGCCTGTTTCGACTGGCCGAACGTCGCTGGATGCGTTTTCTTGTTCCTACCCGAGGCTAA
- a CDS encoding ABC transporter ATP-binding protein: MNQSAQALATYPVDIPAAKTATAAVKLQVEGIHKRYGEHEVLKGVSLNARHGDVISLIGASGSGKSTLLRCINFLEQPDAGVITLDGISIQMQQGRAGTRAPHQAQLQNLRTRLAMVFQHFNLWSHMTVLENITMAPRRVLGVSAAEAEQRARLYLDKVGLPGRVADQYPAFLSGGQQQRVAIARALAMEPEIILFDEPTSALDPELVGEVLKVIQTLAEEGRTMLMVTHEMGFARQVSSQVLFLHQGRVEEQGGAEILDHPNSERLQQFLSNRLK, from the coding sequence ATGAATCAGTCCGCGCAGGCCCTGGCCACCTATCCTGTCGATATTCCCGCGGCCAAAACCGCAACCGCTGCCGTCAAGCTCCAGGTCGAAGGCATCCATAAACGCTACGGCGAACACGAGGTGCTCAAGGGCGTGTCCCTCAACGCCCGCCACGGCGATGTGATCAGCCTGATCGGCGCCAGCGGCTCGGGCAAAAGCACCCTGCTGCGCTGCATCAACTTTCTGGAACAGCCGGACGCCGGGGTCATCACCCTGGACGGCATCAGCATTCAAATGCAACAAGGCCGCGCAGGTACCCGCGCACCGCATCAGGCGCAATTGCAGAACCTGCGCACGCGCCTGGCCATGGTGTTCCAGCACTTCAACCTGTGGAGCCACATGACCGTGCTGGAGAACATCACCATGGCCCCGCGCCGAGTGCTGGGGGTGAGCGCGGCCGAGGCGGAACAACGTGCGCGCCTGTACCTGGACAAAGTCGGCCTGCCCGGCCGCGTGGCGGATCAATACCCGGCATTTCTGTCCGGCGGCCAGCAACAGCGCGTGGCCATCGCACGCGCCCTGGCGATGGAACCGGAAATTATCCTGTTCGACGAACCCACCTCCGCACTGGACCCAGAACTTGTAGGAGAAGTCCTCAAAGTCATACAGACGTTGGCCGAGGAAGGCCGTACCATGCTGATGGTCACCCACGAGATGGGCTTTGCCCGCCAGGTGTCCAGCCAAGTGCTGTTCCTGCATCAGGGTAGGGTCGAGGAACAAGGCGGTGCCGAGATCCTCGACCACCCCAACAGCGAACGCTTGCAGCAATTTCTTTCCAACCGTTTGAAGTGA
- a CDS encoding Lrp/AsnC family transcriptional regulator, which yields MDTKANGPHTSPALDRIDEAIIEVLRHQGRITYEKLSSLVHLTPRPCLERVRKLERRGVIRGYGAIIDVQMVSPGLSLLVLVALSNQSGRSAQRAFEACVKACPQVFECQLISGPFDYSLRMRCRDMEHYRVLTETWLNNDELHIDKLVAHPELAVVKNTATELT from the coding sequence ATGGATACCAAGGCCAACGGACCCCATACCTCCCCCGCGCTGGACCGCATCGATGAGGCAATCATCGAAGTACTGCGCCATCAGGGGCGTATCACCTACGAAAAGCTCTCGTCGCTGGTGCATCTCACCCCCAGGCCCTGCCTGGAACGGGTGCGCAAGCTGGAGCGACGCGGGGTGATCCGTGGGTACGGGGCGATCATCGATGTGCAGATGGTCTCACCGGGGCTGTCGCTGCTGGTGCTGGTGGCCTTGTCCAACCAAAGCGGGCGCTCGGCACAAAGGGCGTTCGAGGCCTGCGTGAAAGCGTGCCCCCAGGTGTTCGAATGCCAGTTGATCAGCGGGCCGTTTGACTACAGCCTGAGGATGCGCTGCCGGGACATGGAGCATTACCGGGTGCTGACGGAGACCTGGTTGAACAATGATGAGCTGCATATCGACAAGCTCGTGGCGCATCCCGAACTCGCGGTCGTCAAGAACACCGCCACTGAACTGACCTGA
- a CDS encoding TIGR03915 family putative DNA repair protein, translating into MISLECDNLFSTWREQARWLLSHQVDPSQVCWGEAEVADLFATDEPIPTGLGPFQARIPKALIELLESAACYHGDQRWSLLYEVLWRVSHGDRTAMLAGDKLGSELQRRIKQVSREAHHLHAFVRFIALPAEAGPHLPEYVAWHEPAHDILKPASQHFVGRMGRHRWMIATPLDAVYYDGEQLIHERQCPEAWRQLAQTVEDPHSAMWLTYYSHIFNPARLNPKVMEGHLPSRFWKNLPEGKLIPGLISEARTGKQKDGQAKLVGARPGKRISSGQG; encoded by the coding sequence ATGATCAGCCTGGAATGCGACAACCTGTTCAGCACCTGGCGCGAACAGGCGCGCTGGTTGCTCAGCCATCAGGTCGACCCCAGCCAGGTCTGTTGGGGCGAGGCCGAGGTGGCGGACCTGTTTGCCACCGATGAGCCGATACCCACCGGGCTTGGGCCGTTTCAGGCGCGGATCCCCAAAGCGTTGATCGAGCTGCTTGAATCAGCCGCCTGCTACCACGGCGATCAACGCTGGAGCCTGTTGTACGAAGTGCTATGGCGGGTCAGCCATGGGGATCGCACGGCGATGCTGGCAGGTGACAAATTGGGCAGCGAGTTGCAGCGGCGCATCAAGCAGGTCAGCCGTGAAGCCCATCACCTGCACGCGTTTGTGCGGTTCATTGCGCTGCCAGCCGAGGCGGGGCCGCATTTGCCGGAGTACGTAGCCTGGCACGAACCGGCTCATGACATCCTTAAACCCGCCAGCCAGCATTTTGTCGGGCGCATGGGGCGTCATCGCTGGATGATCGCCACGCCATTGGACGCGGTGTATTACGACGGCGAGCAATTGATTCACGAGCGCCAATGTCCCGAAGCCTGGCGCCAGCTGGCGCAAACTGTTGAAGACCCGCACAGCGCCATGTGGTTGACGTACTACAGCCATATTTTCAATCCGGCGCGGCTGAACCCCAAGGTGATGGAGGGGCACCTGCCAAGTCGGTTCTGGAAGAACCTGCCGGAGGGCAAGCTGATACCGGGGTTGATCAGCGAGGCGCGTACCGGCAAGCAAAAGGATGGGCAGGCGAAGCTGGTTGGCGCTAGACCCGGCAAACGTATTTCAAGCGGGCAGGGTTAA
- a CDS encoding putative DNA modification/repair radical SAM protein yields the protein MQLIEKLSILADAAKYDASCASSGAPKRSSEGKAGLGSTDGMGICHSYTPDGRCVSLLKVLLTNFCLYDCQYCVNRRSSDVPRARFSPEEVVSLTLDFYRRNCVSGLFLSSGIIRSADYTMEQLVRVAKLLRQEHDFRGYIHLKTIPEADPALIAEAGRYADRLSVNIELPTDASLRTLAPEKQIGSIKQAMQTIYTGEQTVFNEPRAPRFAPAGQSTQMIVGADDTDDSTILHGAEALYGNFKLRRVYYSAFSPIPNSPKSVPLAAPPLMREHRLYQADFLLRSYGFNAGELFQGPGHLALDIDPKLAWALEHREVFPLDLNRAEPTLIARIPGIGLRTTQRLVDLRRERKIRFEDLTRMRCVLAKAKPFFITSDYHPQQAESTSVLLREQLRDRPQPQQMGLWG from the coding sequence ATGCAGTTGATCGAAAAACTCAGCATTCTCGCCGACGCCGCCAAGTACGACGCTTCGTGCGCCAGCAGCGGCGCGCCCAAGCGCAGCTCCGAGGGCAAGGCGGGGCTGGGTTCCACCGATGGCATGGGCATCTGCCATAGCTACACACCCGATGGGCGCTGCGTATCGCTGCTCAAGGTGTTGCTCACCAACTTCTGTCTCTACGACTGCCAATACTGCGTCAACCGCCGCTCCAGCGATGTGCCCCGTGCACGTTTCAGCCCGGAGGAGGTGGTGTCCCTGACCCTGGATTTCTACCGGCGCAATTGCGTCAGCGGGTTGTTTCTCAGCTCCGGCATCATCCGTTCGGCCGACTACACCATGGAGCAGTTGGTGCGCGTGGCCAAGCTGTTGCGCCAAGAGCATGACTTTCGCGGTTATATCCACCTCAAGACCATCCCTGAAGCCGACCCGGCGCTGATTGCCGAGGCCGGGCGCTATGCCGATCGCCTCAGTGTGAACATCGAGCTGCCCACTGACGCCAGCCTGCGGACGTTGGCGCCGGAGAAGCAGATCGGCTCGATCAAGCAGGCCATGCAGACCATCTATACCGGCGAGCAGACCGTCTTCAACGAACCCCGCGCGCCACGGTTTGCACCGGCTGGGCAGAGCACGCAGATGATCGTCGGCGCCGACGACACCGACGACAGCACCATCCTCCACGGTGCCGAGGCGTTGTACGGCAACTTCAAGTTGCGCCGCGTGTATTACTCGGCGTTCAGCCCCATTCCCAACAGCCCCAAGAGCGTGCCCCTGGCGGCGCCGCCGCTGATGCGCGAGCACCGTTTGTATCAGGCGGATTTTCTGCTGCGCAGCTATGGCTTCAACGCGGGCGAACTGTTCCAGGGCCCTGGCCATTTGGCGTTGGACATCGATCCCAAGCTGGCCTGGGCCCTGGAGCATCGCGAGGTGTTCCCGCTGGACCTGAACCGCGCCGAACCCACCCTGATCGCGCGTATCCCAGGCATTGGCCTGCGCACCACCCAGCGGCTGGTGGACCTGCGCCGCGAGCGCAAGATCCGCTTCGAAGACCTGACCCGCATGCGTTGCGTGCTGGCCAAGGCCAAGCCGTTTTTCATCACCAGCGACTACCACCCGCAACAGGCTGAAAGCACCAGCGTGCTGCTGCGCGAACAACTGCGTGACCGCCCGCAGCCGCAGCAGATGGGGTTGTGGGGATGA
- a CDS encoding lysine N(6)-hydroxylase/L-ornithine N(5)-oxygenase family protein — protein sequence MTQAIASPAVHDLIGIGFGPSNLALAIALQEREKTQGKLDALFLDKQADYRWHGNTLVTQSELQISFLKDLVTLRNPTSPYSFVNYLKAHDRLVDFINLGTFYPCRMEYNDYLRWVAAQFQGQGRYGEEVLAIEPILHQQQVEALRVISRDALGEQHVRTTRSVVVSAGGTPRVPEAFKALRDDGRVFHHSQYLARMAQQPCVEGKAMRIAIIGGGQSAAEAFIDLNDSYPSVQVDMILRGSALKPADDSPFVNEVFSPAFTDLVFQQVGAERERLVAEYQNTNYSVVDLDLIERIYGIFYRQKVSGIARHAFRTMTVVEKAVAGPLGVELTLRNNATGEVTVNHYDAVVLATGYERQMHRELLAPLEAYMGDFEVARDYRIVTDERCKAGIYIQGFSQASHGLSDTLLSILPIRADEIAASLYENDRNRGKGRSVQDLLLASAS from the coding sequence ATGACACAGGCAATTGCTTCGCCCGCGGTTCACGACCTTATCGGTATCGGTTTCGGCCCATCGAACCTGGCGCTGGCCATCGCCCTGCAGGAACGCGAGAAAACCCAGGGCAAACTGGATGCGTTGTTTCTCGACAAGCAGGCCGACTACCGCTGGCACGGCAATACCCTGGTGACCCAGAGCGAACTGCAGATTTCGTTCCTCAAGGACCTGGTGACCCTGCGCAACCCCACCAGCCCGTACTCCTTTGTCAATTATCTGAAAGCCCACGATCGCCTGGTCGACTTCATTAACCTGGGCACCTTTTATCCGTGCCGCATGGAATACAACGACTACCTGCGCTGGGTCGCGGCGCAATTCCAGGGCCAGGGCCGATATGGCGAAGAAGTGCTGGCGATCGAACCGATCCTGCATCAGCAGCAGGTCGAGGCGCTGCGTGTGATTTCCCGCGATGCCCTGGGCGAGCAGCATGTGCGCACCACCCGTTCGGTGGTGGTCAGCGCCGGCGGCACCCCTCGGGTACCCGAGGCATTCAAGGCGCTCAGGGACGACGGCCGCGTGTTCCACCACTCGCAATACCTGGCGCGCATGGCGCAGCAGCCGTGTGTCGAGGGCAAGGCGATGCGTATCGCGATCATCGGCGGTGGCCAGAGCGCTGCCGAGGCCTTTATCGACCTCAATGACAGCTACCCGTCGGTGCAGGTCGACATGATCCTGCGCGGCTCGGCGCTCAAGCCGGCCGATGATAGCCCGTTCGTCAATGAGGTGTTCTCGCCGGCCTTTACCGACCTGGTGTTCCAGCAGGTCGGCGCCGAGCGTGAGCGGCTGGTCGCCGAGTACCAGAACACCAACTATTCGGTGGTGGACCTGGACCTGATCGAACGTATCTACGGGATTTTCTACCGCCAGAAAGTCTCCGGTATTGCCCGCCATGCGTTCCGCACCATGACCGTGGTCGAAAAGGCTGTGGCGGGCCCGCTGGGTGTGGAGTTGACCCTGCGCAACAATGCCACCGGCGAGGTCACCGTCAATCACTACGATGCCGTGGTGTTGGCCACCGGTTACGAGCGCCAGATGCACCGCGAACTGCTGGCGCCGCTGGAAGCCTACATGGGTGACTTCGAAGTGGCCCGTGACTACCGCATCGTGACCGATGAGCGCTGTAAGGCCGGCATCTACATCCAGGGGTTCAGCCAGGCCAGCCACGGGTTGAGCGACACGCTGTTGTCGATCCTGCCGATTCGCGCCGATGAAATTGCTGCATCGTTGTACGAAAACGACCGTAACCGCGGCAAGGGCCGCTCGGTGCAGGACCTGTTGCTGGCCTCCGCCAGCTGA
- a CDS encoding sigma-70 family RNA polymerase sigma factor: MLENYYRELVCFLNAKLGNRQVAEDVVHDAYVRVLERSSDTPIDQPRAFLYRTALNLVIDGHRRNALRQHEPLETLDSEERFSATSPHASHDQSQRLELLERALAELPAACRNSFLLRKLDGLTHLQIAERLNISRALVEKHIVNAMKHCRVRMREWDAH; the protein is encoded by the coding sequence ATGTTGGAAAACTACTATCGCGAGCTGGTGTGTTTCCTCAACGCCAAGCTGGGCAACCGTCAGGTGGCCGAAGATGTGGTGCATGACGCTTATGTGCGGGTACTCGAGCGTTCCAGCGACACCCCCATCGATCAGCCGCGCGCGTTTCTATACCGCACCGCGCTCAACCTGGTGATCGATGGCCATCGGCGCAATGCCCTGCGTCAGCACGAACCGCTGGAAACCCTCGACAGCGAAGAGCGCTTTTCTGCCACTTCCCCCCATGCCAGTCACGACCAGAGCCAGCGCCTGGAGCTGCTTGAGCGCGCCCTGGCCGAGTTGCCGGCGGCCTGTCGCAACAGCTTCCTGCTGCGCAAGCTCGATGGTTTGACTCATCTGCAAATCGCCGAGCGCCTGAATATTTCCCGCGCACTGGTGGAAAAACACATCGTCAATGCCATGAAACATTGCCGCGTGCGGATGCGCGAGTGGGACGCGCACTGA
- a CDS encoding efflux RND transporter periplasmic adaptor subunit: protein MKRPRPARRALLVVACLIPVLAVAAWQVLPPGRDTLTTVAVTRGTIENSVTALGTLQPRRYVDVGAQASGQIRKIHVEAGDQVQEGQLLVEIDPSTQKAKLDASRYAIENLKAQFREQQAQHALARQKYQRQQRLVAGNATREEDVQTAKAQLNATQARVDMFQAQILQAQASLRSDEAELGYTRIYAPMSGTVVAVDARVGQTLNAQQQTPLILRIAKLSPMTVWAEVSEADIGHVKPGMTAYFTTLSGGNRRWASTVRQILPIPPKPLSETQGSGSPNGFGKSGTGRVVLYTVLLDVDNSDNALMAEMTTQVFFVAGQAKDTLTAPVAALLGNGSTDKQIARVVLPNGRIEEREVQLGLSDRLRVQVLGGLSEGDHLVIGPADGTGG, encoded by the coding sequence ATGAAACGCCCTCGACCTGCCCGACGCGCCCTGCTTGTTGTAGCGTGCCTGATCCCCGTGCTTGCCGTCGCCGCCTGGCAGGTACTGCCGCCGGGTCGCGATACGCTGACCACCGTCGCCGTCACGCGCGGCACTATCGAAAACAGCGTGACCGCCCTGGGCACTCTGCAACCACGGCGTTACGTGGATGTCGGCGCCCAGGCCTCCGGGCAGATTCGCAAGATCCACGTCGAGGCCGGCGATCAGGTCCAGGAAGGCCAATTGCTGGTGGAGATCGACCCGTCCACGCAAAAAGCCAAGCTCGACGCCAGCCGCTATGCCATCGAAAACCTCAAGGCCCAGTTTCGGGAGCAACAGGCCCAGCACGCACTGGCCCGCCAGAAGTACCAACGCCAGCAGCGCCTGGTGGCCGGCAACGCCACCCGCGAAGAGGATGTGCAAACCGCCAAGGCGCAATTGAACGCCACCCAGGCCCGGGTCGACATGTTCCAGGCGCAGATTCTCCAGGCCCAGGCCAGCCTGCGCAGCGATGAGGCCGAGCTGGGCTATACACGCATCTATGCGCCGATGAGCGGCACAGTGGTTGCGGTGGACGCGCGGGTCGGCCAGACCCTCAACGCCCAGCAGCAAACGCCGCTGATCCTGCGTATCGCCAAGTTGTCGCCGATGACCGTGTGGGCTGAAGTGTCGGAGGCCGATATCGGCCACGTCAAACCCGGCATGACCGCGTATTTCACCACGCTGAGCGGCGGCAACCGGCGTTGGGCCAGCACTGTGCGGCAGATCCTGCCGATCCCGCCCAAGCCCTTGAGCGAGACCCAGGGCAGCGGCAGCCCCAACGGTTTCGGCAAAAGCGGCACCGGCCGCGTGGTGCTGTACACCGTGCTGCTGGATGTGGACAACAGCGACAATGCCTTGATGGCGGAAATGACCACCCAGGTGTTTTTTGTCGCCGGCCAAGCCAAGGACACACTCACCGCGCCGGTTGCCGCGCTGCTCGGCAACGGCAGCACCGACAAGCAGATCGCCCGGGTAGTCCTGCCGAACGGGCGCATCGAAGAGCGCGAAGTGCAACTGGGCCTCAGCGACCGCCTGCGGGTGCAGGTACTCGGCGGCCTGAGCGAAGGCGATCACCTGGTGATCGGCCCAGCCGACGGCACCGGGGGTTGA
- a CDS encoding MacB family efflux pump subunit, with translation MTTPLIELKHIRKSYGGGDSPQVDVLRGIDLSIHAGEFVAIVGASGSGKSTLMNILGCLDRPSAGDYLFAGENVAHLDSDELAWLRREAFGFVFQGYHLIPSGSAQENVEMPAIYAGTSTAERQARATALLTRLGLAERTGNRPHQLSGGQQQRVSIARALMNGGHIILADEPTGALDSHSGAEVMTLLDELAGQGHVVILITHDREVAARANRIIEIRDGLIISDSAEHRPLAPTAHSGALQAVDLRRRLSDGVEHNGAWKAEVVDAVQAAWRVMWINRFRTALTLLGIIIGVASVVVMLAVGEGSKRQVMAQMGAFGSNILYLSGASPNPRTPPGVITLSDVAALAALPQVKRIMPVNGSAAGVRYGNLDYMAYVGGNDTNFPDIFNWPVVEGSYFTAADERTGATVAVIGHRIRQRLFKAPVNPIGQYILIENVPFQVIGVLAEKGAASGDKDSDDRIAIPYTAASVRLFGSYNPEYVVIAAADARRVHETEVAIDQLMQKLHNGKRDYELTNNAAMIQAEARTQNTLSLMLGSIAAISLLVGGIGVMNIMLMTVRERTREIGIRMATGARQRDILRQFLTEAVMLSVVGGLCGIALALLVGGVLVLAKVAVQFSLVAVLGAFGCALVTGVVFGFMPARKAARLDPVKALTSE, from the coding sequence TTGACCACACCGCTGATTGAACTCAAGCACATCCGCAAATCCTACGGCGGCGGCGACAGCCCGCAGGTCGACGTCTTGCGTGGCATCGACCTGTCGATCCACGCCGGCGAGTTTGTCGCCATCGTCGGCGCTTCCGGTTCCGGCAAGTCCACCTTGATGAACATCCTCGGTTGCCTCGACCGCCCGAGTGCGGGCGACTACCTGTTCGCCGGGGAAAACGTCGCCCATCTGGACAGCGACGAGCTGGCCTGGCTGCGTCGCGAGGCGTTTGGCTTCGTCTTCCAGGGCTACCACCTGATCCCCTCGGGCTCGGCCCAGGAAAACGTCGAAATGCCGGCGATCTATGCCGGTACCAGTACCGCCGAGCGCCAGGCCCGGGCCACCGCCCTGCTCACCCGCCTGGGCCTGGCGGAGCGCACCGGCAACCGTCCTCATCAACTGTCCGGCGGGCAGCAGCAACGGGTCTCGATTGCCCGCGCCCTGATGAACGGCGGCCATATCATCCTCGCCGATGAACCCACCGGCGCCCTCGACAGCCACAGCGGCGCCGAGGTGATGACCCTGCTGGACGAACTGGCCGGCCAGGGCCATGTGGTCATCCTGATTACCCACGACCGCGAGGTGGCGGCGCGGGCCAACCGCATCATCGAGATTCGTGACGGCCTGATCATCAGCGATTCGGCCGAGCACCGCCCGCTCGCCCCTACCGCCCACAGCGGCGCCCTGCAAGCCGTGGACCTGCGCCGGCGGCTGAGCGACGGCGTCGAACACAATGGCGCCTGGAAGGCCGAAGTGGTGGATGCCGTGCAAGCGGCCTGGCGCGTCATGTGGATCAACCGTTTTCGCACGGCGCTGACCCTGCTGGGGATCATCATCGGCGTGGCCTCGGTGGTGGTAATGCTGGCGGTCGGCGAAGGCAGCAAACGCCAGGTCATGGCGCAAATGGGCGCGTTCGGCTCCAACATCCTCTACCTGAGCGGCGCATCGCCCAACCCGCGCACGCCGCCGGGGGTGATTACGCTCAGTGACGTCGCGGCGCTGGCGGCGTTGCCTCAGGTCAAGCGCATCATGCCGGTCAACGGCAGCGCAGCCGGCGTGCGCTATGGCAACCTCGACTACATGGCCTATGTGGGCGGCAACGACACCAACTTCCCGGACATCTTCAACTGGCCAGTGGTCGAGGGCAGCTATTTCACCGCCGCCGACGAACGCACCGGCGCCACGGTCGCCGTGATCGGCCATCGTATCCGCCAGCGGCTGTTCAAGGCCCCGGTCAACCCGATCGGCCAGTACATCCTGATTGAAAACGTGCCCTTCCAAGTGATCGGCGTGCTCGCGGAAAAAGGCGCCGCCTCCGGCGACAAGGACAGCGACGACCGCATCGCCATCCCCTACACCGCCGCCAGCGTGCGCCTGTTCGGCAGCTACAACCCCGAATACGTGGTGATTGCCGCCGCTGATGCGCGCCGGGTTCACGAAACCGAAGTGGCGATCGACCAGTTGATGCAAAAGCTGCACAACGGTAAACGCGACTACGAGTTGACCAACAACGCCGCGATGATCCAGGCCGAAGCGCGTACCCAGAACACCCTGTCGCTGATGCTCGGTTCGATTGCCGCGATTTCGCTGCTGGTGGGAGGGATCGGTGTCATGAACATCATGCTGATGACCGTGCGCGAGCGCACCCGTGAGATCGGCATCCGCATGGCCACCGGCGCCCGCCAGCGCGACATCCTGCGCCAGTTCCTCACCGAAGCGGTGATGCTCTCGGTGGTCGGCGGCCTGTGCGGTATCGCCCTGGCGCTGCTGGTGGGTGGCGTGTTGGTGCTGGCCAAGGTGGCGGTGCAGTTTTCCTTGGTGGCGGTACTCGGCGCATTTGGTTGTGCGCTGGTCACCGGCGTCGTATTCGGCTTTATGCCGGCCCGTAAAGCTGCCCGGCTCGATCCGGTTAAGGCGTTGACCAGTGAATAA